The bacterium region CAACAATCCCTTTATCATCAAATAAAATCACAAGATCTTTGGTGCTTGTTTCGCCGAACAGCCTGTACCGGTATTTTCCATAGGTCCATGTTTTTTTGCCATTTTCAATCCCGACGCGCCAGGGAGAACCGAACGTGGAACGGACTTCAGCCTGCGTGGTTTTGCCTATTTGTATTTTCTTTACTTCAGAAACCGCGAAATCGCGCCCGACAGCCGCGCATCCAACCGAAAAAAACACCAAAAACAAGGGCATAACCAAAAATAACCGGACAATCCGGACATAAGCTGACTTAAATATCTTTTTTCCCATTTAACAGCCTCCATTTAAAAAACTAAAGGTTAATACTATGTCAATAAACACTAATGCTTATTTTTGTCTCTGACCTTGCGCCGTCATTATCTATAACCCTTACCTTTGCATTATAACTGCCGGGATTGCGGTATATATTAATTACTTCATGGATATTCAAATTACAGTATGTCGTCCTGTCATAAGTGCCGTCCCCTTCAAAATCCCACTCATAATTTAATATACTGCCATCGACATCCTCGCCTTTGATGATAAATTTAACTTCCAAAGGATGTTTTCCTGAAACAGGATTTGCAGTCAGTTCCAAATAAGGCGGCTGATTTGTCGATCCGCTTCTTGCGGGGACACGTACGTTTCCCAGGTTTTCATACGAACCATTGTTCAGGACACTAATAAATGTAACGGCATCTCCTCTTTCACCGCTGTTATCGATTGTCCTTATTTTTGGACTAAAACCGCCGGGGATAGTATAGGTATGGCTGATTTTATAAGTATCTGAATTACAATAAATTGTAGTGTCATAAGTGTTGTCTCCTTCGAAATCGAATTCGTAATTTAATATACTGCCGTCAATATCACTCCCTGTGATTGTAAATTCCACTTTCAGAGGGGCGTTTCCGCTAAAAGGTTTTGCAGATAATGTTATATCCGGAGGCTGGGCCGGCGGGCTGGATTTCTTATCTATAATTTTATATCCTTTTTTTAATATATTAAATCCGCCAGACGGGTTTAAAACTTTTATAAAATATTCACCCGCTTTTAAATTATCCGGTGTTTTAACTTTAAGTTTATCGGAACTCAGAAAGGTTACTTTTTTAAAACTAATTTCAACAGGGGCCTTAATTATATTGTCGGAATCGGTGTCATCATCAATTTCAGAAGGGTTTTCTAACCCGAGAAATACTTTACAATTCACCTCAAAATATTTGCCGGTTATGCTGAAAGAATTACTTGAATCGGCATAACCATAATTTGGAGAAACTGATTTTATAATTGGCGGATTAGCATAAATTCTGTTAATTGGGAAAAATATAAAAAACAGTGAAATTGTTAAAATTATTTTTCTTTTATTTATCTTGATTCTCATTTTATGGGTGTTTTTCATAATAGTTCTCCCCAATGGGGGTTTGCTTTTTACCCCTTTCAACCTTTTATCTGCTTTTTTGCCGACTTGATAAAGCGTCCGAATGCTCTGTCCTTTTTCCGTTTATCCGCGTATGACATCTCGTGGTAATCAGCTTCCTTCTTAAGCTTCATATAGCTGGAATAGCGTTCTTTACTCAGTTCACCATTTGTAACAGCAATAAGGACCGCGCAGTTTGGTTCCTGTGTGTGGCTACAATTCGCGTAGCGGCATTTCCCGGAAAGTTCAATGATATCTTCAAAGCCCTGTTTAACCCCATCGCTGACACCAAGAAGGCCTAATTCCCGCATCCCGGGC contains the following coding sequences:
- the bamE gene encoding outer membrane protein assembly factor BamE: MGKKIFKSAYVRIVRLFLVMPLFLVFFSVGCAAVGRDFAVSEVKKIQIGKTTQAEVRSTFGSPWRVGIENGKKTWTYGKYRYRLFGETSTKDLVILFDDKGIVESYTFNTTEHRE
- a CDS encoding PKD domain-containing protein; this encodes MKNTHKMRIKINKRKIILTISLFFIFFPINRIYANPPIIKSVSPNYGYADSSNSFSITGKYFEVNCKVFLGLENPSEIDDDTDSDNIIKAPVEISFKKVTFLSSDKLKVKTPDNLKAGEYFIKVLNPSGGFNILKKGYKIIDKKSSPPAQPPDITLSAKPFSGNAPLKVEFTITGSDIDGSILNYEFDFEGDNTYDTTIYCNSDTYKISHTYTIPGGFSPKIRTIDNSGERGDAVTFISVLNNGSYENLGNVRVPARSGSTNQPPYLELTANPVSGKHPLEVKFIIKGEDVDGSILNYEWDFEGDGTYDRTTYCNLNIHEVINIYRNPGSYNAKVRVIDNDGARSETKISISVY